A window of Candidatus Nitrospira allomarina genomic DNA:
TGGGAGAATGTGCCTCGAAAGTTTGGGCCGATATTTGGGCGGTCATCGATCCGCAAGTGCAAATGGTGTTTCAAGAAGGGCGAGCCACGTGGAATGAGGAGCTGCCGCTTTTTATGAGCAGATACGGATTTTTGGAAGAAACTTTTTTTTCTTTTTCATACAGTCCGATCAAAAACGAGCAAGGAATGGTGGGGGGACTCTTCTGTGCTGTGACGGAAGAAACAAACCGGGTCTTAAAAGGGCGAAGACTCGATACCCTCCGGCAAATTTCCAAGGTCACGGAGCGGTCAGAGTCGGTTGAAGAAGTCTGCCGGTTGGCGACAGATGTCCTCGCCGGGAATCGGCTGGATATCCCTTTCAGCTTAATATATCTGTGGGATCCTGAAGAGCGTTATGTACATTTAATGGCCCAATCCGGTTTGGCGTCTGAGTCCCCCTTCGCTCAGAACCGCCTGGCTGTGGATGGAGATCATCTCAATCCATTGCCGTGGTGGCCGGTGTCATTTTCACCAGGATGGTCGGAGGCCGAGTTTTCCATTCCCATTACTGTTGATTTGGATCCTTCCGCAGAAGCCTGGCCGGAGCCGTGTCGCCATGGCATGGTCTTACCCTTGCGGTCGTGGGAGCGAGAGAAAAAAGCCGGATATCTGATTGTGGGGACCAGCCCGAGATTACCGGTGAATGAAAGATATCGTGAATTTCTGAATTTGCTCGCCAATGGGATTTCCGGGTCTATCAACCGGGCGCAGGCGCTGACCGAAGAGCGAAAACGGAATCAAATGCTGGCGGACCTGAATCGTGCCAAAACGGAATTTTTCAGTAATGTGAGCCATGAGTTCCGAACACCTCTCACACTTATTCTGGGTTCTCTGGAAGAAGCGATGCAGAACACCACTTTCACCACGGCTCCAGGTGTGGAGGTGGCCCACCGAAATGCCGTGCGGATGCTGAGGCTGGTCAACACGCTATTGGACTTCTCCAGTCTGGAGGCAGGCCGCATGCAGGCCGTGTTTGAACCTGTGGATCTCTGTGATTTGACCATTGACCTGGCATCATCGTTTGAATCCGCCATGAAACATGCCGGTCTGGAATTTTTCGTGTCCTGTTCCACGCTGTCTCAACCGGTCTATGTGGATCGGCCCTCCTGGGAAAAGATTATACTCAATCTGCTTTCAAATGCCTTGAAATTTACGTTGCAAGGACGGGTGTCCGTGAAAGTCTGTCCTCATGCGGAGAGGGTGGAGGTCCGGATTGAGGATTCGGGAGTCGGTATGAGCCGGGAGACGCTTTCTCATGTGTTTGAGCGATTCTTTAGGGCCAAGGAAGCCCTGGGACGAACATTTGAAGGAACCGGAATCGGCCTGTCCTTAGTGAAAGAACTGGTAGAAATGCATGGCGGGAAGATTCATGTGGAGAGTGAACCCGGAAGGGGAAGTGTGTTTACCGTGACGTTGTCGTACGGGTTTCATCACCTTCCGCCGGAGCAGGTATGCCACACATCGACCCCCCCCAAGGACGGACGTTTGGCGAAGTCGTTCATTTTGGAGTCCGAGCAGTGGGCCGGAGCCACGGATCATGAACCGGGCGGTCAAAAAAATTTTCAGGATGAAGCAGTTCCCCTTCAGAAGACGGATCACTCCCGTCCCACCATTTTATTGGTGGAAGACAATCGGGATATGCGAAATTATGTGACGCGATTACTGTCTGCCGACTATGAGGTGATTTCTGTCTGTGACGGGCAGGAAGCCTTGGAGCAGATTCACACAGTCCGTCCACACCTTATTCTGAGTGATATCATGATGCCCCGGATGGATGGAAATGAATTGCTGACACGTCTTCGGTCCAATCAGGAATTACAATCGACGCCGTTTATCTTTCTATCGGCCAGGGCCGGGCAGGAGGCCGAAGTAGATGGGCTTCTGACCGGTGCGGATGACTATCTCGTCAAGCCGTTTTCCGCGGGTGAACTTCTGGCCAGAGTGAAAAAAACTCTAGGATTGGTCACCATGCGTCGTGCCGCGATCGAATATGAATCACGCTTCCAGCATCTGGCCCACCACCCCGAGATCATGACCTGGATTACGGACGCAGACGGGAACTGTGTCTTTCTCAGTCAAACCTGGTATGACTTTACCGGTCAGACAGAGGCAACCGGCCTCGGGGATGGATGGATGTCTGCCGTTCACCCGCACGATCGCCCTTCCATTCAGCAGGCGTTTTACGAAGGGAATAGAAAAAGGCAATCCGTTCGACTGGAATACCGCCTTCGGAGTGCAAAGGGTGAGTATCACTATGTTCTGGATTCCGCCTCTCCCCGCTTTGAATCGGATGGCAGGTATCTGGGGTACGTCGGTTTGGTGCTGGACCTTTCCTATCAGAAAGATATCGAAGAACAACAACGGGAAAGTGAAGAACGATTTCGTACTCTTGCCAATACAATTTCCCAATTTGCCTGGATGGGAGACTCCACGGGATGGATTTTTTGGTACAACGCACGCTGGTACGAGTATACCGGGACCACGCTGAAGGACATGGAAGGGTGGGGCTGGAAGAAAGTCCATCACCCCGATCATGTCGACCGGGTTGTTGAAAAAATGCGCCGCTGTTTTCAAACCGGGCACATATGGGAAGACACCTTCCCTCTCAGAGGCAAGGACGGCGAATACCGGTGGTTTCTCTCAAGG
This region includes:
- a CDS encoding response regulator; protein product: MTSSGRMAEIIRNKNWLETPLGDMAEWPVQLKTSVQIILDSRYPMFVWWGNHLINIYNDAYIPMLGNRHPHALGECASKVWADIWAVIDPQVQMVFQEGRATWNEELPLFMSRYGFLEETFFSFSYSPIKNEQGMVGGLFCAVTEETNRVLKGRRLDTLRQISKVTERSESVEEVCRLATDVLAGNRLDIPFSLIYLWDPEERYVHLMAQSGLASESPFAQNRLAVDGDHLNPLPWWPVSFSPGWSEAEFSIPITVDLDPSAEAWPEPCRHGMVLPLRSWEREKKAGYLIVGTSPRLPVNERYREFLNLLANGISGSINRAQALTEERKRNQMLADLNRAKTEFFSNVSHEFRTPLTLILGSLEEAMQNTTFTTAPGVEVAHRNAVRMLRLVNTLLDFSSLEAGRMQAVFEPVDLCDLTIDLASSFESAMKHAGLEFFVSCSTLSQPVYVDRPSWEKIILNLLSNALKFTLQGRVSVKVCPHAERVEVRIEDSGVGMSRETLSHVFERFFRAKEALGRTFEGTGIGLSLVKELVEMHGGKIHVESEPGRGSVFTVTLSYGFHHLPPEQVCHTSTPPKDGRLAKSFILESEQWAGATDHEPGGQKNFQDEAVPLQKTDHSRPTILLVEDNRDMRNYVTRLLSADYEVISVCDGQEALEQIHTVRPHLILSDIMMPRMDGNELLTRLRSNQELQSTPFIFLSARAGQEAEVDGLLTGADDYLVKPFSAGELLARVKKTLGLVTMRRAAIEYESRFQHLAHHPEIMTWITDADGNCVFLSQTWYDFTGQTEATGLGDGWMSAVHPHDRPSIQQAFYEGNRKRQSVRLEYRLRSAKGEYHYVLDSASPRFESDGRYLGYVGLVLDLSYQKDIEEQQRESEERFRTLANTISQFAWMGDSTGWIFWYNARWYEYTGTTLKDMEGWGWKKVHHPDHVDRVVEKMRRCFQTGHIWEDTFPLRGKDGEYRWFLSRAVPILNQDGEVVRWIGTNTDITELKTTQEQLQNLTSQLESQIAKRTEELRQNQSRLQALVGELILTEQRERRRIAEELHDFLAQLLVACRLRVNRLEQAVSAEGQVLPVLHEIDRILDQSLGYTRSLVAQLVPSVLYQFGLIKALQWLAEDMKQYGLAVEVRMERDHLTLTENEAVLLFQSIRELMMNVVKHAGVDTVSLAVSLSSSNEICIEISDRGVGFDPDLIEQHSHTSNQFGLFSIRERMSLLGGRMVIDSSAGSGTRIRLYVALSEQDPLHVILPVADGAPLIPQKTKQGSSPQMSSGYRVLLVDDHAVVRQGLRSLLDAWSDVEVVGEAGDGIEAIRLTESLQPDVVVMDINMPNMNGIEATRHIRQNHPNIHVIGLSVRQDKETEQAMCEAGAAGYLSKETAGQDLYRMMANVVRLHQHFT